The following proteins come from a genomic window of Deltaproteobacteria bacterium:
- a CDS encoding integration host factor subunit alpha, producing the protein MSSNTLTKAEIVDNIYEKSDRNRAEVKAQVEAMLDIMKDAVKKDHSLLISGFGKFEAYEKDARKGRNPQTSESIILSERKVVVFRISRKLRAELNPQ; encoded by the coding sequence ATGAGCAGCAACACCCTGACGAAAGCCGAAATTGTGGACAACATCTATGAAAAATCCGACCGCAACCGGGCCGAGGTCAAGGCCCAGGTCGAGGCCATGCTTGATATCATGAAGGATGCCGTCAAAAAAGACCATTCCCTCCTGATCAGCGGATTCGGCAAGTTCGAAGCCTACGAAAAGGACGCGCGCAAGGGCCGCAATCCGCAAACCAGCGAATCCATCATTCTTTCCGAACGCAAGGTCGTGGTTTTCCGCATTTCGCGCAAGCTGCGGGCCGAGCTCAATCCGCAATAA
- a CDS encoding septal ring lytic transglycosylase RlpA family protein, protein MLMALALALFCLGLTGCGAPRIPGVYEPSKPPATSKPSKKGGTYKPYTVLGQTYYPLGSADGYSETGVASWYGPNFHGKKTANGERYDMYQMTAAHRILPMQTRLLVQNLDNGRRAEVRVNDRGPFVNNRIIDLSYAAADYLGVVGPGTARVYLETVAGQKLRYQGPFYVQYGAFAVAENASRLKARLIARGFAGTRVSVGELNGTTFWRVQIGAFSSLGEAEAVRVRLTRESPDCFVIAD, encoded by the coding sequence ATGCTGATGGCATTGGCCTTGGCCCTTTTTTGCCTGGGCTTGACCGGGTGTGGCGCGCCGCGCATTCCGGGTGTGTACGAACCGTCCAAGCCTCCCGCGACATCGAAGCCCTCCAAGAAGGGCGGGACCTACAAGCCGTACACGGTCCTGGGACAAACCTACTATCCACTGGGCTCGGCGGACGGATATTCCGAGACCGGCGTCGCCTCCTGGTATGGCCCTAACTTTCACGGCAAGAAGACGGCCAACGGTGAACGCTACGATATGTATCAAATGACGGCGGCGCATCGAATTTTGCCCATGCAGACGCGTCTCTTGGTGCAGAACCTGGACAACGGACGCCGGGCCGAGGTGCGGGTCAATGATCGCGGGCCCTTCGTCAACAATCGCATCATTGATTTATCCTACGCCGCGGCCGATTATCTGGGCGTTGTCGGTCCGGGCACGGCCAGGGTCTATCTGGAAACCGTGGCCGGGCAAAAACTTCGGTATCAGGGGCCGTTCTATGTGCAATATGGTGCTTTCGCCGTGGCCGAGAACGCCAGCAGGCTCAAGGCGCGGCTGATCGCGCGAGGATTTGCCGGGACAAGGGTCTCGGTGGGAGAGTTGAACGGAACAACGTTCTGGCGGGTGCAGATCGGGGCTTTCTCCAGCCTGGGCGAGGCCGAGGCCGTTCGTGTCCGCCTGACCAGGGAAAGCCCGGATTGCTTTGTTATTGCGGATTGA